In Deltaproteobacteria bacterium, the sequence ATATTGTCTGAATTGCAACGGTTGTTGAAAAGCTACACGAGTCGCTAAACGTTGTTCTTGGGAAGGATTAAACGGATTTTCTTCTTTATGCACCGAAGAGATGGGAATAACATTCTCCAATAATTTTCTGTCGTATTCCCGCCTCTTTTTTTCATCACTCAATGTTTCATAGGCTTCATTGAGAAGCTTGGCTTCTTCTTCCGAACCACCTAAATCAGGATGTTTCCGCAAAATTTTCAAATGAGTGTAATAGGCGGCCTTGATAATGGCCGGGTCGGCATGATGGGAAATTTGCAAAAGCTGGTAATAATCTTTTCGGTGGGCCATGGAAAAGGCCTTATCAGCCAAAGGATATGTTGTAAAATTTATTTTGCTGTCATAAGTGTCCAACACTTATGAAAGAAAAGCGTCTGCAGAAAATTTTGGCCGAAGCCGGTTTATGCTCGCGGCGTGAAGCAGAAAAATGGATTGAAGCGGGCCGCGTTTCTCTTAACGGAAAACGGGTTACTCAACTGGGCACCAAAGCCAATCCGATTAGCGACAAAATTGCCGTTGATGGAAAACGCGTAAAATTCGTTACCAAGAAGGTCTATTACCTCTTTCACAAACCCAAAAATGTGATGGTTACCCATTTTGATCCGGAAGACCGTCCCACAATTTAT encodes:
- a CDS encoding J domain-containing protein; its protein translation is MAHRKDYYQLLQISHHADPAIIKAAYYTHLKILRKHPDLGGSEEEAKLLNEAYETLSDEKKRREYDRKLLENVIPISSVHKEENPFNPSQEQRLATRVAFQQPLQFRQYPKGIWFESQFRDVSTRGACFRSVGKFKEGDLVELEMSKAPHVWAVGKVRWARLLPQRFGSPLHEGGVEFQQIDVKAFQSYLTAFGLDHLF